From the Coffea eugenioides isolate CCC68of chromosome 1, Ceug_1.0, whole genome shotgun sequence genome, the window ATTGTGGGCTCATAATCTGTCATATAATTATTGCTATAAACATGTGCTGGAAGCTAAGGTGATGCATGGATTGACAAAAAACAAGGAATGGGTACAAGAATGCATAATTCGTGTTATTGTTAGCCTATGTTTAGGATTCATGATACTGGACTCAATAGTCTTGGCTGTGTAAAGTTTAGAGTCAATTTCTCAATGATATTACATATTAAGTAAAGTAAATAGaagtctcaaaatttcattatcTTAAAACGTTTGATATAATTCTAGAATTGagatcacaaaaaaaaaattattctctGTAATAAAAATTTGTCGACTACTAGGATTACAAAAACCATCTGTGAGTGTCTTTTTTGCCATTCGTTTTGGGAGGACGACAACTACGGTTTAATTTTTTCCACAACAAAGGCCCCACAGCACTCTGAAGACCCAAGTCTTCTCTTAATAGCAGTCTACTGTTCGTTTTGGCGATTCCTTCCTTGTCTCATCGCAGAAAGCATCACCATTGCAGAACACTTTCATCCTAATTCCAATCCCAAGCGAGAAAAAATGGCTGATGCTGCTGTTAGTGCTACCATTCAGGTTGCGTTGCAGGCGGTTATTTCCCTTGCCGCTGATCATGTTAATCTGGCTCGTGAATTCCCAGAGGAGCTGGAGAAACTCGACAAATCTGCTGCAATGATCCGAGGCTTCTTGGCTGGTGCCGACGAGAACAAGCATAGCCCAGTGGTGCAAAATTGGCTCAAGCAGCTGGAAGAAGAGGTTTTCAAAGCTGACAATGTGCTGGACGAGCTCAACTATGAGAATCTTCGTCGGAAGGTGAAGTATCAAAATCAACCCATGAAAAAGAAGGTACTCTTCTGTTTTTCATTCTTTAATAAAATTGGTTTTCGTTGGAGGTTGGGTTCAATGATCAGGGAGATCAACACGAACCTTGAAAGCATCCATCAGAATGCCGAACATCTGGGACTGGTCCCCAAGCTCCAAGTTGAAGAAGCATCTAGAGCCACAACAAGCCGACAGACCGACTCTATTATTGTTCGAAGTGATGTCCTAGGAAGAGACGAGGATGAATCAGAAATAGTCAAGAAGTTGTTGGCCGAATCTGAAAGTGTTATTTCAGTTATTCCCATAACTGGCATGGGTGGTTTAGGCAAAACAACTCTGGCTAAAGCCGTttacaaaaatgaacaaattgttGGACATTTTGACCAAACAATGTGGGTTTGTGTGGCTGAAAAAGTAGATAGAATCGAGGTGGTCTTCAAAATGATTCTAAAATCGTTAACGGATGAAGAGATTGAAGGGGATCGTAGGGAGGAAATAGTTAAAAAAATTCAGCATGAACTCAAGGAAAAAAGATATTTCCTTGTTCTTGATGATTTGTGGAATGATCAAGAAGTATTGTTGGATGACTTTTTCAGCACTTTGGCGGGACTCAATGCGAAGAAAGGGAGCTGGTGTCTTGTTACTTCTCGTCTGCAAGAAGTGGCAACTATTCTGTCTAGACATCCGCAGATCAATTTTACTCGCCATGAGCTGGGAAGGCTATGCGAGGATGATTGCTGGTCTATCATGAAAAAAAGGGCAAATGTAGAGGAAGAATTACCAAAAGAATTGGAAGACATGAGGGAGCAAGTTTTAAGAAGATGTGACGGTCTACCTTTGGCAGCAAAGTTAATTGGAGGTTTGTTatctaaaaagagaaaagaggatTGGCTATCTATTTTGGAGGAGAGCCTGTTGAATGGAGATCAGGGTGGGATCGAGCAAATAGTTAAGGTGAGTTTTGATCATCTGTCACCTGCACCGGTTAAGAAATGTTTTGCATATTGCTCAATCTTTGATCAAGATACTGAATTGGAACAAGATCCACTAGTTGAGCTTTGGATGGCTGAAGGCTTTCTTCAACCGGATTCCCAAAATGAAAGAATGATGGAGAAAATAGGATGTGAGTATTTGAGAATTTTGCTGCAAACTTCCTTATTGGAAGAAGTAAAAGAGGAGTGGGGAacatggtataaaatgcatgacCTTGTGCATGATTTTGCAAAATCAATTTTGAACCGTAACTGCAGCAATCAGGACCGTTACCTTGCAGTATACTCATCCGAAAGAATGGTAGAAACCATCAATGCAAAAACATCAGCATCACTTCGCACATTATTTCTGAAGGGTGGCATAGCTGATGATATGTTATCAAAGTTCAAATACTTGCATGTCCTAAAATTGTTTGGAGCAGATGCCAAAGAGTTGCCAAACTCCGTTGGTAAACTAATACATTTACACTTACTTGACATTTCAGGTTCTAGGATTAGAACTTTGCCAGAATCCCTTTGCAAACTTTATAGTTTGCAAACACTGAGAATTGGCATGCTTGTAGACGGTTTTCCAAAGAAGATGAGCAATCTGATTAGCATGAGACATCTTCactatgatgatgatgatacaGGACGCGAAATCCAAATGCCATCCGGGATTGGACGATTGACTTGTCTTCAAACATTGAAGTTCTTTAACATAGGTCGTCAAGAGGAAGGTCGTGGTATCCAAGAGCTTGGAACCTTGGAAGATCTTAAAGGCTTCTTGGAGATCAGAAATCTTGAATTAGTAAATGGCAAAGATGATGCTGAACTGGCGAACCTATCTAGAAAGCCAAATCTGTATCGGTTGGTATTTGAGTGGGGCAATAGGGATCGGGAAAGTAATAAATGCGATGAAAATGTGTTGGAAGGCCTCCAACCTCACCCAAATTTAAAAGAGTTACAAATTTTGAAGTTCATGGGTGATCAGTTCCCACAATGGTTCATGAATTTGACATTGACATCACTGGTGGAGTTGCGGGTGGAGGATTGCACAAGATGCAGAGAACTCCCTGCACTAGGACAGCTGTCATCCCTCCAACATCTATATCTGACTGGATTGGAAAACATAAGAAGCATTGGGCTTTCATTCTACAGTACAAGTGCTGAGGAGGGCGGCGGATCAGGAGGTTCAAGCACTATTAGCAGACAAACATTCTTTCCAGCCCTTAAAATTCTCTCTCTTGAAAGCATGCAAAATTTGGAAGAGTGGAAGGATGCACACGAAATGATGGATGTGTTTCCCGTGCTGGAAAAGCTGTATATTAGTGATTGCCCCAAACTGACCACCATTCCAACTCCAAGTCGTTTCCCAAGTCTTGTTGTATTGAATATAAAAGGGAATTGCCATGTTTTGCTGGCAGAAAAGGTTTTGAGCAATATAGCCAATCTCTCGTCCCTTAAATTAAGGGGTGGTCGCCAATGCATCGAGTCTCTAAATTTAGTGAGACGGCCAGAGAGCAGCTTGAGTATTGATGGCTGTGACAGTCTACCCACTGACACGCTTGAGCGGCTCTATCTTTTTCCAACTCTTCAGCGTGTAGAATTGAGGTCTGCCGATAATATAACAACATTAAGAGGAATGAGTTGCGCCGCTTCTCTTAAGAGATTGAGAGTCCTTTGTTGTGAGAATTTACGGGAGTTGCCAGAAGATCTTTATCAATTTCAAGCTTTAAAGGACTTGATGACATGGAGTTGCCCGAGAATTGATTCATTTGGATATCCAAATCCTAAAAATTCATTTGGACAGAAAGGCCTCCTTAAGTCTCTTGAGGAATTTACTGTCGTTGGGTGCGATGCATTAACAAGATTACCAGTGGAGATGTTCGAGTCGTGTACGTCTCTCCGAGGGCTGACTTTGGTCGATTGCCGCAGTCTGGTCTCCTTTCCCCTTGATTTGCGACGAACCCCTTCTCTCGAGAGCTTCTGGTTACGGGGGTGTCCCAACTTGATTGCTGAGATGCCTAGTGGATTTGGCTATCTTACCAGCTTAAGGAAAGTGCTGATTGGTCCCTTCTCAGATTACTCTGCAATCGAATTTGATTGGGCTGGATTAGCATCTGCATCATCACTCCGGCACGTGTTTTTGAATGGAATGCATGACACGAAATCTCTGCCACATCAGCTTCAAGACTTGACTACCATCACATTACTACATCTAGAAAACTTCGGAGCAGTCGAAGCCTTACCAGATTGGCTTGGGAACCTTGCGTCTCTTGATGAGCTAATTCTGTGGGGTTGCCAAAAGCTTGAATATTTACCCTTCGTAGATGCCATGGAACGCCTCAAATTAAGACGTCTGGAAATTCGTGGTTGTCCTCTATTAGAACGAAGATGCACTCCTGAAAGCGGCTCCGAGTGGCCCAAGATCTCTAATATTCCGGAGCGTATGAGTGATTATAAGTCTTTCTGAGCCATTCGGTAATATTTCACCTCGAAATTTTAGTTAATTGCTTCTCATCTCTAAGTAATATTTTTTCCTTACTCTTTTTCTCTGTAAATATCTATTCCTCTACTTCTTCTGGTGAAGATTACTCTCTCTTTCAATTTATAAACTAATTGAAAGACAACAAAAATTGTGAACCATCAAAAGGATGAATAAGCATGGTAAAATATACTACTATTTATGAACTTGCTGACTGTTTGCCCACAAAATTCACTAACATTGCAAGCGTAAACATTCAGCTTCAATGGGTatgttcttatttttttttgtcagtgATATTTCCAAACAACATTAAAACCAATGAACTAGCAATTTGGGGAGAACGttacaatttttgtttttaccGCTGGCATTTAATAGATGGATATGTTCTTAATATTCACTGTTATCTCTCTGTAAGACTCTGAATTATGATTGCCGTTAAATTAGCTCAATGTCTATCAAGTGGAAATTGTTTGTAGGCTGCTGCTAAAACTATAAATTCTTAtcatcttttaaaatttttaaaattcagATACTATCAGCTGGTACTGGAGAGCTATCAAGGCAGAAGACTTGCTTGAAGAAAACTGGACGTGCTAATACTTTAGTTTCAGAGGTGACAAGATTTGATGGAAAGAAGTTAGACATTGTAGACAGCATTGGAGATCGTTTATAGAAATATCTATTTTAGCATTTTAGACAAATGTCTCATGGGCTATGTTGGAACATGTAGAAAGCAGTGGTTTCCTAGCAAAAATGTATGGATGGTGATGTGGTAGACAATTGTTCTCTTAAGGAGTGAAGATCAGTCTTCTAGAAAGCAATATGTAACAGAGTAAATGAAGAGGTATGTAGTCTCAGTGGATTAAATTTGACGGCTTACTATGTTTCTGTTGCTGTTGCCATAActtcaaatcaatcacatacAAAAGCTATGCTCTGAATTTAGTATGTGTTTTTGATGGCTTAATCGATGTAATTCTGCTTAATTTTTGCTCTTTAGaaatttttgtaatacattCTTCATAAGTTTTGATGGTGCAACGTGGCTAATTTTACACTTAATATTACCGTAATGTAACATGGTGATGTTTTTTTCCTGAATCTATTTAGGAAGCAGACATCATCTTGTTGGAAAAAAACAACATGGTTCCCTGTCGTTTTTGTGAGAATGTCAAAAGGAAGAAATTACTGTCACTCAGCAAGCGGGTTTCGCAGATGAAGATGGTTATCAATTATAGTTATTTTGCTCATTAATTTGCACTAGCATTGATGGAGGCTTCTCAAACACCACGTAGAAAAACTGAAAGTGTTATGTTCTGTAGTGCTTGGAATGCAAAAATGAAGGTAATGATTTGGCTAAACTTTTTGTTAGCCTGtttcgatttttttttctctatctATCTTCTAGAAATGTAATTTGGTTCAGAAGAAGTGAAGATTTGATGATGGAAGCTAGATGTTGAAGATGGCAGTAATAGTAATTCggaaagcaaaagcaaagcatGTAGTGGGATGGAAGAAATTCAAAGTTTTGATGTATTCTAAGTCCTCGTTCAAAGGTTCAAGGAAGCACTGCCGCTAGATCATCCAATGCCTTTTCTCAATTGGACAATGGACTATACCTTTCCACCCAAAAATAAGAGAGATTCATGATACACTTGTGCTAACAGTTGATTATTCCGGGTGTCCAACCTAGCTAGGTGTTGAATTTGTCAAGGTAAACTAACATATATTTACCATAGTACCTTGTTGGGTTTTAACTCTTTTTTCATTTGAATAGtagaaagttagaaatttttaaCTTAAATAAGCAATAAATAGGTGCTTTTCAAAGTAGCATTTTTTTTGTGCTTTAGCTAAGAAAGATAAGTAGACTTAAGAAGTTTTACCAAGAAACTCTTTTAAAATATCTGACATTTGTGAAGACCAATGAAGGTGGTAAATCAATAGTAAATGTTACTCAAGGAAGTTTTCCAAGGTGCTTCATTCCACTTGATAGAGATACTGTGTCACAAGTCTATTCTTCTAAAGGTTAGATCAGCATTTTTTCAGCGTAGCCATTGAAATGAAGTTGACAATCAACTCTAACAAATTCAAGGAAGAAGGAAACTACTTGCCGACATTTATAGAATTGCGGCATTCTTTTGCTGCTTCTTTCTGAAAAGGGTTATCTTTTACTAGTCCATTTTTGTCCTAAATATCTTAGCGTACTAGGAGAAATCAGTCTGCTCAAAAGAAAGTCCTTAGATGCTAAATCCGTTGATTATTTGTTTTGAATTATGATACATGAATATCAATCATGACTTTTTTCCTTGGGTTATGCCAAACTAGCTAAAGATTAGAACCTAACTTTGTAAGCATAGGAAGGATTATCATCTCAATGTTGTTCTGAGTTTTTACATAGACATATAGCTTTCATTCTTATGTTCTATTAACATTGACAATATGCAAATTTCATTGccttttgctaattttttaattCCATATTTGGTTCATCCAGTAATTATTTAGAATGATCATCTTTCCATTACTACTTGCTAACAGTGTTCTTTGTTCACTGTCAACTCTTTATCCAATATCTGTATCACTATTGAAGACAATCAGTGTCTAATAGGTTTTGTTGGAACATGTAGGAAGCAGCAGCTTTCGAGCTAAAGTGTATGAATGCAGTCTCGATGGATTAAAGGTTTACTTTTTTTCTCTCGAAGTTGGCATGTCTTTCACACACATATGGAAGTGCCCGACCTTTCATGTATTTTGCAGGTTTCTTCTGATCTGATTTGCTTGAGACAGGGGAAAGCATATGAAGGAACCATTTAGCTGGCATGGCTGAGACCTGTAGCCAATTTGGTTGATCTTGGTTCCAGTTTAAGCTGTCTGGATTGCTCTTTGTCAATCTCATGAATATGGATCTCGTATCAATGGAAGCATTGAAAGTATGAAGATGAGAAGGCAAGAATACTGGTAGCAAATATGGAATCAATGTCCCCTTGTGCCGAGAAATTCGATTTTATTTGACAAAACAATTgggaaaatagttttttttttctagctaTTTATCAAGAAAGAGCATAACATACTATTCACTGATTTTGAGTTTTCAACATCATTCGTATGTTAATATGAAGCTTCATATATAAGGTAAATATGCAAATCCACCTCTGGAGAGAATTCGACATGCcactttcttgttttctttccgTGAATGAGAGTATATAGCCATGAGAAGTGAAACATAAGATGTTCCCACTAcaagaaatatatttttcagTGACAAAAATTTATGTGACAACAAAAATCTTGTCACAGATAACCTAATTCAGTGACGACATTAGGTGTCATCACAGATGAGTACAACACAAGCATAATCAGTGACAACATTGGAAGTTGTCATTCTCAACTCGTCACGAAATAGTTGGCGCGCATCTCATTTGATGCCGCGGGAAATGATTTTATGACAACTCAAGTAAAGTCGTCACAAACGCTCTCTCTACAGTGACAACATAACTTGTTGTCATTGAAAGTCTACCCGGTTccaattttgtgacaactttttgcATCACTATATACTACAGTATTTTCATCAActttcactaattctactatgacaccctaattttattttttagcccCCAATTCTTTTATATTAGCAAAAGCACCGAAgatatgacaccctaattttataatttagcccctattcattatgtattaacaaaatgcaaatgatataataacaaactatttttagatatttgtaatttttgctaagttgacataatagacatgtctgagcataaaaattttttcatgaattgtttattattacttataacaacccccaaaaatcaataactgaaataatttgaaaaagtgtaattgaatataatttgtagtctaatgttagcactgtgaaagattagtataacgtgtaatacatcataagtaataattattttcatatggaatgggtatatacgaaattaaaattattcaataaaatatttgtcgtgcaataagattgagagttgtaacacatttaacagaatatttgattacatgtttcttttaatttattataaaaactaagtaatagacaaagagtaggataagcatgagtaagaagtgctatactatatataagcaattctatagtattttcatcaaatttcactaattctactatggcaccctaattttattatttagccCCCAATTCTTTTATATGAGCAAAAGCACAGAAgatatgacaccctaattttataatttagcccctattcattatgtattagcaaaatgcaaatgatataataacaaactagttttagatatttgtaatttttgctaagttgacataatagacatgtctgagcataaaaaatttttcatgaattgtttattattacttataacaacccccaaaaatcaataactgaaataatttgaaaaagtgtaattgaatataatttgtagtctaatgttagcactgtgaaagattagtataacgtgtaatacatcataagtaataattattttcatatggaatgggtatatacgaaattaaaattattcagtaaaatatctgttgtgcaataagattgagagttgtaacacatttaacagaatatttgattacatgtttctttgaatttattataaaaactaagtaatagacaaagagtaggataagcatgagtaagaagtgctatactgtatataagcaattctatgcatgttaaatttttgaaacatgttTTATTGTGTAAGTTTTATTGTAAGgtaatttcttaaataatttgtatattgAGTTGTCCAAACCCAAAAAGATGTATATAGACACAAAcaagcacacatatatatatatatacatgcacaaaaaagaaaccaatatcaaataatttatttgatatttatagatgagattaaggaaaaaaaaaagagattaagtatgaaaaaagaaacctgaaaaaaaaatttgaccagggaaaaaaaaaagaaaaaaaatgtatgaaGCTAAAGGCGTGAATCCTGGAATCTCAAAGACGTGCTtagatgccaaaaaaaaaagagcgccAGTCTGAAATCTGAAAGAGGCGCGAGGCGGGTGGCTGAAATCTctacaaaacgacgtcgtttttgGTTGTTCACAGACAAACAAAAGTCTCGCCGCTTCTCTCTTCCAACACTTGGACAAATTTCATTCTCAATCTTTCCTTCCTATGGTGAACACCGAAAAACTCTGGATCTCAAACACCTTCTGCTTCCGTAAAATGCTCCTCTAAAGCACCATTGACGAGTGCCAATCTTCAGGTCAAGCTCGCCGAAGAAGCGAAGTCAGAACACTTCCAAGCTCCCTCCTCGTTCCGCGACTTCAGCTTAGACTTTTCTCCGACCCCCTCTTCAGCTAATTGTGCggtatgtgttttttttttgctttcaaaaGCTGCTCAGCCTTCTATTGTAAAGACTAATTTATGAACTAGATTGTTAATTAGCAGTGGGGAAGGTAATACTCTTGGCCAAATCGCATCCGAAACACTTGCGATATGGAGTATGAACAATGACAAGGGTTCatccaagaatttttttttcttttgtggaTTTTTTCCCTGTTTTCGAGAAATTTGGACTGATTAAACCAAAAATTGCTTGCTTTATATTTTGATGGAACCTTTTTGTGATTAGGATGGTCAGAACCGGCTTTCTTTGAGGAGCTATGAAATGCGAACATTTTTTGACAGCATTAATTTGGTTGGATGAAAGAGAAATTAAACAATTTGTCGTGCCatttaattgcttccttaagGGGAAGAGAACTTGACTGATTTGCCTAATTTATTTGGCTGTTTTAAATGTACTTTATGCCATACCATGTAATTTACTCTctggttctctctctctctctctctctgtggtAATCAAGCATGCACTTTACTAGAATTTTGCACGTTTGGGAACTGGCCAGAAAACTGTTTTGGGGTTTCAATTGCTGTTAACATGTTGTGCAATGTGTGTTTAGTCATACAATGGTTAATCTTTTGTAATAGTTAAGATTTTCATATCTGTATTCCCCCTTTGTTCTTCATTTCCTTGCCATTTTCGAACCTACATTTTAATTTTCCCCTGTTTTTGTTAGCTCATTATCCAATGGCTTCTGTCCTGCCCCCGAAAGGCTTCATTTCCTTGCCATTATCCGAGGCAATTTGGGCTTCTGAAATGTTGCATTTTCAGTTTGTATCTTGAGAAATTTCTGTGTACGGTTCTTCTTTTATTGACTTTGTTCCATAACATCGTAGAGGTATCTGGCTTtaacatcttttaattttatctGGGAGGGAGAAAATATAAAGAAGAAAGAACCTGAGAAGATGTTACTACATGGAGGGATATTTTTAGAGGGGAAAAGTTCAAAACAAAATTGACTCAAATGAAAGATGAACAAATTTCCATCAAGTGTATCCATTTAATAATTATCATTTTCACCCTAAAACTAAATACTGGAGCAATTTCTTTTCCATCTCAGCAGattaattgtattttttttcttttgtgagttTATAGCAACAGTAGATAATATTCAATCATCAATAAATGAATGTAGAAACAAAGGATAACATAACATGTTGAAGTTCAGGTGCTGAAATTGCAGCAACATCATTAATTCTCAATTATTTTTAACTACAAAAAGgaattttttcctctttttattGGAACCAAGACTCAAAATATGGCACATGATTTTCAAACTGCTCCGAAAAAGGTAAGAAAAAGAACTGCATGACATTTTATATGAAATATATAACAGCAAAGTTTTAATATATACCACAGCAAAACAGAGAAAAAGGAATAAATTCTTTGCTATTCTATTCTCTGAACTTGattattcaattttttgttatcaagaTGTTAGAATGCCAGCGAACAGaaattttgctttttctttagACCTTTTGGGTTTATATGGCTGTAAAGAATGGTTTATTCTTTCCCCCATaggaccaaaaaaataaaaagaaatggtTATTAAAACTTTTGGAGCCACCGGAGAAAGCCATTGTTTCGTAAAAATTGCAAAGACTAAAGgtaaatccaaaattttttacaATGTATGATAAAAGTTCTctagtttatatatataatacattcaGGGGTGGTTATCTTTCATTTCATAGTCTTATAGATGGTCAAAAACCGAAAAGAacaaattctaataaaaaaaatggtctATTTTATATATATGGTTAATACATCCAGTCTGTATTAGATTCTCTCATAAGTGTAACCAAATCCCCTCTCTAATGGGGCCTTTAATTCCCTAACCAAAGTCCCTGAAAATAGAAAatgacaaaaagagagaaacagAAAGGAAGCAAAAAGAATAGGGATTATGCAGTTGTTGCAGTTCCAAATTGCACCAAGTGATTGCTAGTGCATTTGTTGGTATTAACCATCAGTTGGTATTAACATTTGTTGATTGCTAGTGCATTTGTTGAAGTCTCTCCTCTTTAATTTCTATTGATTTCATGGTTAATTTCATGGCTACTTTACATATGGCTTTTT encodes:
- the LOC113750357 gene encoding putative disease resistance protein RGA4, whose translation is MLVDGFPKKMSNLISMRHLHYDDDDTGREIQMPSGIGRLTCLQTLKFFNIGRQEEGRGIQELGTLEDLKGFLEIRNLELVNGKDDAELANLSRKPNLYRLVFEWGNRDRESNKCDENVLEGLQPHPNLKELQILKFMGDQFPQWFMNLTLTSLVELRVEDCTRCRELPALGQLSSLQHLYLTGLENIRSIGLSFYSTSAEEGGGSGGSSTISRQTFFPALKILSLESMQNLEEWKDAHEMMDVFPVLEKLYISDCPKLTTIPTPSRFPSLVVLNIKGNCHVLLAEKVLSNIANLSSLKLRGGRQCIESLNLVRRPESSLSIDGCDSLPTDTLERLYLFPTLQRVELRSADNITTLRGMSCAASLKRLRVLCCENLRELPEDLYQFQALKDLMTWSCPRIDSFGYPNPKNSFGQKGLLKSLEEFTVVGCDALTRLPVEMFESCTSLRGLTLVDCRSLVSFPLDLRRTPSLESFWLRGCPNLIAEMPSGFGYLTSLRKVLIGPFSDYSAIEFDWAGLASASSLRHVFLNGMHDTKSLPHQLQDLTTITLLHLENFGAVEALPDWLGNLASLDELILWGCQKLEYLPFVDAMERLKLRRLEIRGCPLLERRCTPESGSEWPKISNIPERMSDYKSF
- the LOC113759734 gene encoding putative disease resistance protein RGA3, which gives rise to MADAAVSATIQVALQAVISLAADHVNLAREFPEELEKLDKSAAMIRGFLAGADENKHSPVVQNWLKQLEEEVFKADNVLDELNYENLRRKVKYQNQPMKKKVLFCFSFFNKIGFRWRLGSMIREINTNLESIHQNAEHLGLVPKLQVEEASRATTSRQTDSIIVRSDVLGRDEDESEIVKKLLAESESVISVIPITGMGGLGKTTLAKAVYKNEQIVGHFDQTMWVCVAEKVDRIEVVFKMILKSLTDEEIEGDRREEIVKKIQHELKEKRYFLVLDDLWNDQEVLLDDFFSTLAGLNAKKGSWCLVTSRLQEVATILSRHPQINFTRHELGRLCEDDCWSIMKKRANVEEELPKELEDMREQVLRRCDGLPLAAKLIGGLLSKKRKEDWLSILEESLLNGDQGGIEQIVKVSFDHLSPAPVKKCFAYCSIFDQDTELEQDPLVELWMAEGFLQPDSQNERMMEKIGCEYLRILLQTSLLEEVKEEWGTWYKMHDLVHDFAKSILNRNCSNQDRYLAVYSSERMVETINAKTSASLRTLFLKGGIADDMLSKFKYLHVLKLFGADAKELPNSVVCKH